GCATGAGCGATAAGATGTTTTCTTCAGCGAAAGACCTGAAGGAAGGAAGGTACGTGCTTATAGACGACATACCGTGCAGGGTGGTGCAGATAGAAATATCCAAATCCGGAAAGCACGGGGGAGCGAAGATGCGCATAGTCGCAATAGGAGTGTTCGACGGGCAGAAGAAGACCCTGCTCACGCCCGGGGACCAGGATGTCGACGTCCCGATAATAGAGCGGAGAAACGTCCTGATAATGAGCATAAACGGCAAGACCGCGCAGGTGATGGACAACGACGATCCGTCGCTCAATTACGATATAGAGATCCCCGAGGATCTGATCGCGAACGCGGAAGCGGGCAAGGAGGCGGAAGTGCTCCAGGCCATGGGCAGGAGGAAAATTGAGAGGATAAAATGATTGCACGGTGGATTTGATGGACGCAAAAATAATCAGCAACAAGGAAAACGGCGTAATCGGAAGGAAGGAAATACTCATGGAGATGTCGTTCGAGAAAAGCACCCCGAACAGGAAGGAACTCAAGCAGTTCCTCTGCTCCAAGGTGGGGGCAAACCCAGACACTGCGGTCCTGCGGGAAGTGGAAACGAAATTCGGGGTAAAAAACCTCAAGGCCATGCTGCATGTTTACCAAAGCAAGGAAGCCGCGCTGGCTACCGAACCGAGGCACATCCTGGCAAGGGACGGGATGGCCGAGAAGAAAAAGAAGAGGGTGAAGAAGAAGGCCGCGCCTCCGGCCAAGAAGTAAATAATGGATGATGATAGCAAAGGGGGTATCCAGGAATAAGGGGGCGAGAACGTGCTCTCTTGTGAAGAGCCCCCTGTCTGGTGATACTGATGGCTGAAAAGAAAGAAGTGAAAAAACCTGCCGGCGGCGCGAAGAAGGTGAAGAAAGCACCTGCGGCGTACAAGCCGGGAAAGAACTGCCCCAAGTGCGGAGCCGGAGTCAGGCTTGCGGAGCACAAGGACAGGCGCTCCTGCGGCAGATGCGGCTACTTCGAAAGGAAATAGCATGGATAGGAAAGCTCTTCTCGTAGCCGCGCTCAGCTTTTTTGTTTCAATCCTTATTTTCTACCTTCCGCTAGGGCAAATGTATAAAATTGCCCTGGGGCTTGCATTTTCAGTTTTGGTGGGGCTTTATTTCAGCCCGGCAAAAATGCTTTTCGCGCTTTTCCTGCTCGGCTCGTTCGCATTTTTCCAGTCCGCATACCCTTACGTCGCGACGCTTGAGCTCCATCTGGGGCTGCTGCTTTCCGCGATTTACTTCCTGGAGAAGGATTTGAAGGTTATTTTTGTCGACAGAATAAAAAATCCCAAGGCGCTGTTCTGGACCGGGCTGGAGGGAATCGGGCTTTATGTAGTTATAATCGCGGCC
This sequence is a window from Candidatus Micrarchaeia archaeon. Protein-coding genes within it:
- a CDS encoding translation initiation factor IF-5A gives rise to the protein MSDKMFSSAKDLKEGRYVLIDDIPCRVVQIEISKSGKHGGAKMRIVAIGVFDGQKKTLLTPGDQDVDVPIIERRNVLIMSINGKTAQVMDNDDPSLNYDIEIPEDLIANAEAGKEAEVLQAMGRRKIERIK
- a CDS encoding 30S ribosomal protein S24e, which codes for MDAKIISNKENGVIGRKEILMEMSFEKSTPNRKELKQFLCSKVGANPDTAVLREVETKFGVKNLKAMLHVYQSKEAALATEPRHILARDGMAEKKKKRVKKKAAPPAKK
- a CDS encoding ribosomal S27a family protein, producing MAEKKEVKKPAGGAKKVKKAPAAYKPGKNCPKCGAGVRLAEHKDRRSCGRCGYFERK